The Perca fluviatilis chromosome 3, GENO_Pfluv_1.0, whole genome shotgun sequence nucleotide sequence TCTGCTATTACCTCTCGTTTGCTGCGTGTGAGCACAATCTGACTTATTTGAAGCAGATACTACAATTGTGTCATTAAGCGTGatccatttttattattacaatatGGAGTagataataatacaataatacagtCTAGAGTTTGACTAAGTTAGAGCTTTAACATTACAACTTTGCGGTTACATTTACTcggttttttttaatttataaaatacaaaCCAAGTTAAAATAATGTTAAAGATAGAAATAGACATCTAACTCGTTACTAAAATAATGACACAAATATGTAACGTTACATACTTCGACACGTCGCCTCTTAGCTCATAGGTAACAACACAAATAGCTAACTTATGTGTCCACTAATTTGAGGTGCTCTAACTGACATGATTAGCATTGGTAGCTCGCTACGTTACCTATCTTGTTTTGGCTTTTGGCTTTGGCGAGTACGTTACCTGTGAGTCAAGAAAACAGGCCAATAAAATGCTAGTTTAAGCCGTCTAGCTGGTCAAGGCATTAGTACATAAAACATTTCCCATCTCTAGCTAGTTAGTACTAACTCTGTAAATAGTCATGCttaggaggaggaggtgtgctAGCGAACTAGCAAGGTGGTAGACAGTAATGTTAACAAACGGCTAATGAACCACTGACAAGTCAAAGCATCTACAACTCCGATCAAATTCCGATATTTCTCCAATTCCTCCAGTGTTCCCGATAACAACAAGAACCGCTGCACTTTTTTCCTCCGACAGCAAAGCTAGGCCCTCCATCAAGATTCTTCTCACCCTCTTAATCTTTTACCTTGGTTTGACACTAGCTGTGCTGCGGTCATAGGCCCAAGAAGCTACGGTCTGTGCTGGTGGAGCCAGCGCGTCCGCAAAGCTGGAGGTCGGGTAGTTCCTGTCCATCATCCGGTGAAAGATTCACTTCCCCGACGGAGCTTCGTGGAGCAGCGGACACACATCGTAGCAGCCCAGGGTCCGTCCAACCCaccgaccgaccgaccgaccAAGGCAGGCAATCCCGTCTGAGCACGCCACAGTCCGCAAAGCCGCCGTGAAGTCGTGCTATATCCTGGTTAAAAGTGTACCTTTAGCCTTCTGAGTGATTTcgttatttttttgttcataTCCCGTCACGGAGAGCCGTACAAGCCCTGCATGGTTTCACGTACCCATGTTGGTTGATTTCCCAGGATGCACCGCAGACTTTGGCTGGAAGTTTTGTAGTTTTCCTTCCTTCCACCCAAAAGTTCAGCTAAATCTTCCACCTGCATGGTTTTTGAGATCATTTGGACACTTTCTTTCTACAATGTCATTGAACCTCCAAATCCCCATATGAAGCGATTTGTTATGTACCCTGACTCTGGTTGGATAATGTGTTGAAATGATTATAGTATAATGCAAAGATCACTTGATGagttaataataaattaatgcaTACAAACAATTAAACTATCAGTCATTGGCCCCTGTTTGAAAGctttaaattatttgtttatttttgttgcatATCCCCTTGGTGAGGCTTTTTTGGAATCGTTTGTGCTTTTATCAGCAGCCTTATTGAGAACCATTCTGTGTTGTACCATTTGGCATTCTTGAAGATAACAGATTACTTGAGTTCTCAGCCTACTGTTCCtaatcatttaattttattgGCTAAATTTCAGATTAATTTAAAGGTAAAAAGCCAGACTTCTTAGTATTCACAAATCATGTCAAGCAGTGCATTGACTTGATtggttttctttaaataaaaaatgagaaTGAGTAGAGCCATCTtgcacacaaccacacacacagttaaaagataagacaaaaaataattaaaatatcaattttatttaaaacatctATACAAGATTTTCATTTCAAGTAGTTATGGTTCAGATCAGCTTCAACAAAGTGACTCCTAAATAAATTATCATAATGTCATGATGAAACTTTGTTATTGATAATTTACAGGGACATAATGCCTTCTCAACCCTTATGTTTCTGCGACACAGTCTCATCCCTATTCGTCACATATTGCCGTGTTGGTTTCTGCATCATCTAATGAGAATGAGACACCAGCATCCAACCAGCTTGCAAAATGCTCATTCAAATCACTTGCCTAGAAACCAGACGAATCTGAGAGCTCATGTTTGATTTGCGCTGGCAGATACGCATTTGCGAATTTAGTCTGGCAATGCCAGGCTATCAAATTGCAGTTAAGTGAGTGACTTTAAATTACAGTTAAGTAAGTGACTTTAAATTACAGTTAAGTAAGTGACTATTGAAATGTTGGACAAATGTTTTACAACTGTTGAAATACATTTTAGCTGTAATATTCATCACATCTATCATTTTCTTGTACAATTGTAAAATATCCgtgtttaaatgtaaaatattgtaAAACTGCCTTTGAAGAGCTCCCACCTCCATCTATTTATAGTAATGTACATTTTATAATTAACCACATGTATAtattaaaaagtttaaattacttcacattttagaaGAGCATTCCCACACTAGAAGCTAATAAACCATCAcatttaataacaattaaaaaaggtaaaagatAATATACAGCTGAAAGTACAAAGTGTTTACAAAGCAAGCTGGTAGACCAGTACATCAAAAATACTTGTATTATCCTtaaaagcattttctttatGGCAATAGAATACCATCACGCTACTGAAATCAGTTTGGCTGGAACTACTTTTCCTTCTGAAGGAGACAGGAATCTGTATAACTACACAAATCAGTGTCTCTTTTTAATTGCAATAAATACTTATTTTGTAATGACATATAATTATAATGCCCCTTGCTATAAGCTCCTCTATGCATGCTGCATCTAAAGAAACAGCTCCTTAGGGGCCTTAGTACTCCAGCAACTTAAATATCTCATGTCCAACATATTATTGATTCTTCATTTCCATTTAGACAAAAAGCAGCAAACTGGGTAACATGTATTATAAAGCTTATTCTTCACAGATTTACAATTATATTACAAAGCACAATCAGACCTGGGAAAATAGTTAGTAGAGGCTACCACAAAACTGTTTTGGCACAAGCACATTAAGATGGGGGATTATACTGCTAAGAAAAAAAgaccagaaaaaaaattaaatgtatgaGTGGATAAATATAATCAGAGCAATAAACAGAAGGCATAAGGAAGTGTTTTAAATGTTGTGATGGAAAGAATTGGTACACAATGCTAAGCAGAGCAGCACAGTGTAAATGTTAGTTGTAAATTGTCTGCTTAATGCTGACAGACGTGTTGTCCTGAAGATACTACCGCCGAATACTTCCAGGTTGAGAGCTGAAACCAAAATAAGAGAAGAAGTTGACCTTTCTGTGACTGCATTATGGATTGTGTATAAGAACAACTTGAAAAGTTATGACATAACTGCAAATACAAACGCATCAGATACCCAGGATAGGGAGGAGGTGGGGCGTCGTGTGGTCCACTTTTTGCAATTGCCTGCTCATAGGAAGGCAGCCCTGGGGGGTCTATTTCCTCCATAGGGAGTGGGGGTACAGGTTGTAAGGACACCTCCTCCAGCCGTCTCATTATTAAAGAAGCATTACTCCTATTCGGTCGCCCCCGCATGGACCTGTGAGAGGAGCTGAAGGTGACAGATGACATACATATGTCATTGATATGTGACCTACTTAATGCCTTCAAGTATTAAGATTAAGGTGGAACTTTATTCTTATTATACAACTGTGCACAACAAATTGCATTTGTAGGTTCCCCCATGCTACACGGACAGTACATAGTGTGACAAGAAGCAGTAACATATTGTTAGAACAGGTATAGAGCTTAGACaataatcaactaattgattaattaaatagTCCATTCatagaaaattatttaaatatagtagttgtatttattttgataatttaCTAATTAATTCTGTCAATTTCAAAAGCAACATTACCAAACAGTCACTGGTTCAAGCTTCTCAAGTACTCAAATTTCAAAAACAGGTAAGAACAATAAGATACTGGACAAGAGCCGCATCAATTTATACTGGAAAAGTTTAAGTTGCAGTTATCTACATATGATAATGTCCAAATTCTAAAATAGTATGTATGTTTTATtggggctaaaaaaaaaattcaggtTGTCAGTTTGTTGAAGTACCTGCATGCAACACAGTTATATATAGCCTTGGAGGTACTGTAGCTTTAATGTGCTAGAATATTCTATACtattgtataatataataataataataatttaggcTATAAACACTGTGGTGTTTGGCACGTCTATGCTTCATACTTGTCcctatacaaataatataaataaataattatagcTGCCATTAATAGTAAAAAAGACCCTCTCACTTACTTTGCATGCCTGTTTTTGCATTTGCCGTGACATAAATACCAGACCAGGAGGCCAGCAATAACAATGGCCACTCCACCAGCAATCAGTCCCACCAAAAGAGAGGTCACATCAACCCGTGAGAGGCTATTGTCCTTTTCTGTGGATCATCACAGACCACAGTGAGTAATTGGACAGCATTAGTTGTAGGTTAAGGCTAAGTATGTAATAAAAGGTAGCAACATATCACAGGGTGGTTCCTCATTTTCATTCAGTTGATTCTTTGGTTTTGAGAGCAGCAGTGTATAATAGTTTGATTTTCTAAAGCAGCAGAAAATGATTTGATTTGTTCAGAATGAAGTCATTACTAGTGAAAGTTGCAGATGTTATTTACAACCCAGTATTAGAATTCAAGCAACACAATGGGTTGCAGAACCAGCAATAATGTTCAAAGGTACTGTGTGCTGTTGAAATAACGTGGTGAAACAGGTTTTAGAAGTGCTAGTAACATTATTGCCCTTGCTACAGGCAAGGCAAGGAATTGTGTAGTGTTGTTCCTTAATAACAACCCATTTACAACTTATGTCATTATATATGGTAGTGATAACATGCATTTAAAATGATCCAAGTAACAAATTGAGGTATCTCTCTCTTACCTTCAGTATATTTCTTCCAAAAAGCCTCCTGCAAAACAAAGCATCTTTAGTAGGGTGAACTCTTTAAGCTCAGTAAATGACCTCAGTGGGAAGCCCACTGAACAGCATCACTTAACTGTAGCCGGGATGTTTTCGAAgacctccctttttttttcaaaaaccccccacaccccccacacaacaaaaaacacaaaaccaacCCACCACGCGCCCCCCCGCCGTTGCTTCTtcgttttcacttttttcaaccccccccctttcctttcCCAAAAAacaaccaccccccccccaaaaacctCCATCATCTAAAAACACTAGGATGCGTGTACAGACCGGTGAAATGCATTAATAGGAGAACTGATCGGAATGTTTAAAGTGAAATCATGTGTAAGTCTTCAGTAGGCTACAGAATCTCACCTTCTTGGTCTTCATGTTCCGACAGTAACCTCCTCATACAGGCCAGATCTCCACATGCCAGGAGTTGAAGGAGTATGAACAGATGAAACAACATGGTCAGGCGTGCACCTGCGCGAGGAGAGCGGGTGGGGCACTAATTGGCTACAGAGGGCAGAGTACCATCAACAGCACACCCAGCTTCTTCAAACTAGCCTACTATATATCCTATGTATGTACCTTTCTTTCCCCAACTGGCACCAGGTAGACTACTTCTACTTTAGGCTACCTATGATGATAAGTGTCTTGAACGCCGAAACAAAATGAAACCTAAAAGagcaggtaggtaggtaggtaggttaCTTGCCTCGACGCTGATAAGATGAACCAGGAAACGTTTAGCGATAGTCACAAACAACAGCCGAGTTTAGCAACTTCCTTTGAAAAAATGTAACTCGGCTCATCGTGACGTGTATAGGTAAAGTACAATGAATTATAGCAGCGCTAGTCGCTGAGCAACTCCAGACAGTTCCCGGTAGGTTAAAAAGGTTTTGTTTACTCCCAACCGAGGTAGCCTCTGCTCCGCCTAAACTACCTGAGCAGACGCAACCAATCGATCACGTTTACCTGGATAACATGATACGTAAATAAAAGTGGACGCTAGATGGCAGCTAAAACCACGAAAGTACTTTCACTCCGAAGTAGGCTATTAAATAGGATTACACATGCGTCATCTGACTCTGAGTCAGATGCCACAACTGTAGGCCTAGGCTACTCCTTAACGACAGATATTTTATAGTCCTTCTTGATCATTATATAGCCGATAGCCTATAGTATGAGTTTGATGCTGTAGTGtccaataaacacattttaaatgggGCTACTATGCAATACCATGTATTTTTTCCCCTTCCATTTTAGACACTGCCATGATGGTCTTATGACTTATGTTCCATCATGTAACCTCTGGTTGATCTTCCCAACTAAGATTTATTAGGATTTAAAGGCCCATCTTACTTTAATGACACGTAAAGCTTAAAGGGTCATTCAGTCTCCATGTCAGTGTTGTATCTTAACTTCTAATGGTGTGGGCAGAGAATTACTGTTGTAACACAATGCTATCTTTTGGGATCTTTGCATCAGGACTCTTTTAAAAGCACTAaacagtctctctctcagtaGCTGGTGACTGCACCACTGTGCACAGGCCTTGTATGGGAAAAGGTTGTGTAATGGGCTCTGGAGTCATTTTGAGAAGAGGCATCTGTGTTAAAATGCACTTAGTCTGGCATTTTCCACCACAAAGAATGGTGACTATGGCAACTTTAGAGGCACCACAAACAGCAAAACATGAAGCAACACAGTAAAGATAAAGTTTTCCATTATGCCTAGCAAACCATCCTCCATAACAGTGTTTATGTTTCACACTCTCCATGTAAATACACATATCTGTCTCTGAACCTCTAGGCCTCTTGGCCAGTGTTTATGTAAAGCAGAGATAGGATGCAATTGAACCGTATCTGGCTGACTACTGGATGGTGCTAATTGAATGGCAGTGAGAGCCCCTCTCTTGTACTTGGCTACATCTCTGGATACCGTCAGTCTTAGATTTACCCAAAGGAATGTTGATACGAAGAAAAATGATAAATTCCAGACTTTATCTAGTGTGTGATGTCAGATGATATTGCCACCTTACACCACATACTGCCATATCAATGTTATAATGATGAATAGTGTCTTTACTGCGGGGGAATCCATGTGCATCAGCTCACACAGTGAGGTTTGTGCTCAAACACAGTAAATTGTGTAGTAGTATTTAGATCCATCACTTGAAAGTTCAAATACCACAATGATAATGTAATGGAAAAATACTGCAAatactggtaaaaaaaaatacaagtaaatgtacttaagtaaaagtacaaaatgcACCTAAAGTTAAAAAGTATAAGTACTcattatggagaaaaaaaaaaagtcccttcACACTTTTGTGTGAAATATTGGATAATTTTTTACCTAGTTGGTGTTAGTTATTTAATTGAAACCATCAGATACATTTAGAGAGGAAATCAATGGTGGCActgcaaactgcaaaaaaaagaagtgtctAATTGGGGCCCCTTGTCCATAAGTTTATGGACAAGGGGCCCCAAGACACTGCTTTTTTGTTTGGAAACTACTAGTTAAATCTTGAATCTTGTGTTTATCATGTAAAATCTTAATTGGAAATTGAACTATTATCTATAGCTGTAGAATTAAAGTAGTGGagttaaaagtacaatatttgcctctaaaATGTAGattagaagaaaaagaaaatacaagaaaCTCAAAATTGCATGAAAAGTACTAGAGTAAATGTAATTAGTTACTTTCCAAATCTGCTGAAAATCTGAGCTGCATGTGCAAAAGAGGCCAGTTAAGCAGCTTCCAGATGGAATATTAACTAATTTGCTTTTCATCACCGAACAATGCAGAACTACTGTGACATAAGATAAGAAGGGTTCATGAGGCCCACAGCACACAGTATTAACATCTGGGACATCTAACATGACGGACCATCCACAAAACAGTAACTTACAGCCAGTGAGACAAATTAGATACAAGAACAGAGAGGTCACTTTTAGAGaatgaaaaaagtattttgtaaGTAATTTCTGTCAGAGATAAGGAGCATATGCTGAGcaatggaaacacacacacacacatatatatatatatatatatatatatatatatatatatatatatatatatatatatatacatatatatatatatatatatatatatatatatatatatatatatatacacacatatatatatatatatatatatacatatatatacacacatatatatatatacatatatatatatatatatacatatatatacatatacatatatatacatatgaaatgtggcaaaaggtcgaaaagttcaagggggcgaatactttcgcaaggcactgtatatatatatatatatatatatatatgcatatgctGAGCAATGgaaatatatatctatatataaggCTTTGCAAACGTTGCGTTAAGCCTTGGTCACATTGGTTTCTATCTGCTCTATGCTCCACCTTGCAGGTGGCTGTGATGAGGTTATACTCCTGAGAATGTGTTCTGTGATTTACACCCGCTGATAAGAGTCAGAGATGCTTGCTCCCTGTGGACAACTGGACAGAAGTGAGCGGTGAGCCTCTGCAGACCTCGGCTATGATAGGGAAAAGAACACACCGCAGCAATAAATGTGCCCCTCTAATGCCATTTTATCCGAGGGAAAATGTTTTAGTGGCAGGGCTGAAATGATGAGATTATGACTTTAAATTGGTACAGAATGAGGAGTGGCacaccactaaaaaaaacaagtacacAGCTTGAGCTGTGGCTTTTTTTAGTCAAAGAAAAATCTGTGTATTTGGGGTGGGGATTTAAAGAGTGCAATGTCAGTAGTCTGCACTGTGTCAGTTTGTACTGATTTCATCAGAGCcccagagggagagagaactTCAACAGACCCCTTTTACACCTAATGCCTGGACCATATATCATTAGAGTTCACATCCTAATGCTCTGGACCGGTGCCTGAGAACAGATCTTTGTGCGGGGTTAAATGGCACTTAGTCTAAAGCCAGTGGGCAAAGGTAAACTAAAAACTGGAATATAGAAGTCcttgtctttccacttttcagACACATCAGAAGACAGTGAGTCATGCTGACTACAGCCCAACGGTATCTTTTAACCTGGTGGACAGTTTCAAATTTGTAGTGGCAGTGAATGCCACAAGTGTTGATGCTACAGTAATACAGCTCTGACCCCAGCAGACAGGGTCATCTTAAGTTCACATTACTTTTGTCACCTCTCATGTGTTCCCAGACAAGTAACCCTCTTGTTGCAGGCCATTTCTCATCCCAAGTCACAGCTCATCTAATACTGGCATGCCGTCCTTTAACTAAAACCAGATGTCGAGAgcctttatttaataaaaaaagagcaaTCACATGTGAGTTCTACTGTTCTTTAATTGGATGTATATAAAAACTGATCAATTCAGTCAGAGGATTTGGAAAGCAGAAAAGAAATAGAGGGCCAGGCAGTCTAGACAGTCGGATTGAGGTGAAATTAAGCAGAAGGTGACAGGGCTTGCAGACTGGTCTTGACGGTTGCTAGGTTGGCCTTCCAGGAGCTAAGGCTGTCGTGcagctgctgccactgctgcttgCCAAAGGTGCGGTGTGTGCTGTGGCTGATTGAGTGGAAAACAGAAAGGCAAGAATGTTAACTTGACAAAAAAAGAATGCAGGCCAAGGTCACGTCTTGCAACTTTGAGGAAATAAAATGCAGAGCTATAGTAAATTAACTGTGCAATGGCATTGCCTGTATTCTGTACTAAGACCTAAATACAGATAtaccaacatgacatcatgactttgcgtaaacatacacacccactttcttaagccaagtggcgtgttatctgtacgcattttgagctatccgcgtgtatgtccatgtctgtatacagcggacgtaaacatacacgccacttggcgtgttatcacgtaaacatacacgccactttctcaagccaagtggcgtgttatctttACGCATTTTGAGCACCGTATACAGTGgatgggttgggtttaggataagaagaaccggttgcgtttaggaaaagaagaacggggttgggtttagtaaaagaagaaagtgacggTTGAGTTAAGGAAAcctgacacgcgggacacaaaggaaacgtgacacgcgggacacgatccccggtctcctgggtgaaagtcctttgttgtttgacccatccaccaccccagccaGCCTCCGTACGCACA carries:
- the prrg4 gene encoding transmembrane gamma-carboxyglutamic acid protein 4; this encodes MLFHLFILLQLLACGDLACMRRLLSEHEDQEVFLDDGEKKREVFENIPATEAFWKKYTEEKDNSLSRVDVTSLLVGLIAGGVAIVIAGLLVWYLCHGKCKNRHANSSHRSMRGRPNRSNASLIMRRLEEVSLQPVPPLPMEEIDPPGLPSYEQAIAKSGPHDAPPPPYPGSQPGSIRR